A window of the Oryza brachyantha chromosome 5, ObraRS2, whole genome shotgun sequence genome harbors these coding sequences:
- the LOC102712360 gene encoding PH, RCC1 and FYVE domains-containing protein 1-like isoform X2 has protein sequence MSDASSDLGGARPGAVERDIEQAITALKKGAYLLKYGRRGKPKFCPFRLSNDESILIWFSGKEEKQLRLSHVSRIIPGQRTAIFQRYPRPEKECQSFSLISHDRSLDIICKDKDEAEVWFAGLKTLISRSHQRKWRTESRSDMLSSGTTSPRTYTRRSSPLSSPFSSNDSVHKDGSENYRLRSPFGSPPKIGLEKAFSDIVSYAAPPKPFFPSDSNAGSIHSVSSGQSDNTNLHSRGIPMDAFRVSLSSAVSSSSHGSGHDDGDALGDVFIWGEGTGEGILGGGNSRVGNSSGAKMDCLVPKPLEFAVKLDVQNISCGGRHATLVTKQGEIYSWGEESGGRLGHGVDCDVPQPKLIDALANMNIELVACGEYHTCAVTLSGDLYTWGNGTFNSGLLGHGNEVSHWLPKRVNGPLEGMHVSSISCGPWHTAIVTSAGQLFTFGDGSFGVLGHGDRQSLSVPREVESLKGLRTVRAACGVWHTAAVVEVMVGNSSSSNCSSGKIFTWGDGDKGRLGHGDKDARLVPTCVAALVEPNFCQIACGHCMTVALTTSGHVYTMGSPVYGQLGNPQADGILPVRVEGKLHKNFVEEISCGAYHVAVLTSRTEVYTWGKGANGRLGHGDTDDRSCPTLVEALKDKQVRTVVCGINFTAAICIHKWVSGVDQSMCSGCRLPFNLRRKRHNCYNCALVFCHSCSSKKSLKASLAPNQNKPYRVCDSCYSKLNKGPETDRYSSAKRGSVIQGFNDSVDDELETKSNAQLSRLTSLESFKNMDNRTSKKNKKFEFNSSRVSPIPNGSSHWSGLNISKSFGSSKKFFSASVPGSRIVSRATSPVSRRASPPRSTTPTPTLGGLTSPRVVDGVKPNDSISQEVLSLRSQVENLTRKSQLLEADLERTTKQLKEAISIAGEETAKCKAAKEVIKSLTVQLKGMAEKLPEGAVVVKNSRLPPLPGISIPTDISVASDNLSSPRSSGETCLNGSNGLLVSNGPASVRNKLSHPEIAKNGTRLPDSDAKHESEWVEQDEPGVYITLTALPGGTRDLKRVRFSRKRFSETQAEQWWQENRARVYEQYNVRVVDKSAGSIDNEVQH, from the exons atGTCGGACGCTTCGTCGGATCTCGGCGGCGCCCGGCCCGGGGCCGTGGAGCGCGACATCGAGCAG GCCATCACTGCTCTCAAGAAAGGAGCATACTTGCTGAAGTACGGGCGTAGAGGGAAGCCAAAATTTTGCCCATTTAGGCTTTCCAAT GATGAATCTATATTAATATGGTTCTCAGGGAAAGAGGAAAAGCAGCTAAGGTTGAGCCACGTGTCCAGAATAATTCCTGGACAACGAACA GCAATTTTTCAGAGGTATCCACGGCCAGAAAAGGAATGCCAGTCATTTTCTCTCATATCTCATGATCGATCATTGGACATT ATATGCAAGGATAAAGATGAAGCCGAAGTATGGTTTGCTGGGCTAAAAACACTCATATCACGTAGTCATCAAAGGAAATGGAGAACGGAATCAAGAAGTGATATGCTTTCCTCTGGTACAACTAGCCCCAGAACTTACACAAGACGAAGTTCTCCATTGAGTTCCCCTTTCAGCAGCAATGACAGTGTCCACAAG GATGGTAGTGAAAATTACCGACTTCGTAGTCCATTTGGGAGCCCACCAAAGATCGGCCTGGAGAAGGCCTTTTCTGACATTGTATCATATGCAGCCCCTCCCAAGCCATTCTTCCCATCAGATTCTAATGCCGGATCTATCCACTCTGTGTCTTCTGGGCAGTCAGATAACACAAATTTACACTCAAGGGGCATCCCAATGGATGCTTTCCGTGTTAGTCTATCAAGTGCTGTTAGCTCGTCAAGTCATGGTTCTGGTCATGATGATGGTGATGCCCTAGGTGATGTTTTCATATGGGGAGAGGGAACTGGGGAAGGAATTCTTGGTGGTGGCAATTCGAGAGTTGGGAACTCCTCAGGTGCAAAGATGGATTGTCTTGTACCAAAACCACTGGAGTTTGCTGTTAAACTTGATGTACAGAACATTTCTTGCGGAGGAAGGCATGCCACACTAGTCACTAAGCAGGGAGAGATTTACTCTTGGGGTGAGGAATCAGGTGGACGTCTTGGTCATGGTGTAGATTGTGATGTGCCCCAGCCAAAGCTTATTGATGCTCTTGCTAATATGAACATTGAGCTAGTAGCATGTGGTGAGTACCACACTTGTGCAGTTACGCTCTCTGGTGATCTGTACACTTGGGGAAATGGTACCTTCAATTCTGGGCTTTTAGGCCATGGGAATGAAGTCAGTCACTGGTTACCCAAAAGGGTGAATGGACCGTTAGAGGGCATGCATGTTTCATCTATTTCATGTGGTCCTTGGCACACAGCTATAGTAACTTCTGCAGGGCAGCTATTCACATTTGGAGATGGATCTTTTGGAGTTCTAGGTCATGGAGATAGACAGAGTCTTTCGGTTCCTAGGGAAGTCGAATCCCTCAAAGGACTACGGACTGTTCGTGCAGCATGTGGTGTTTGGCACACTGCCGCTGTTGTTGAAGTGATGGTCGGTAATTCTAGTTCCAGCAACTGTTCTTCTGGAAAGATTTTTACATGGGGTGATGGTGATAAAGGCCGTTTAGGACATGGTGACAAAGATGCAAGACTTGTTCCAACGTGTGTAGCTGCTTTGGTCGAGCCCAACTTTTGTCAAATAGCTTGTGGTCATTGTATGACGGTGGCGCTGACTACCTCAGGGCATGTATATACAATGGGAAGTCCTGTTTATGGTCAGCTTGGAAATCCGCAAGCAGATGGCATCCTTCCTGTGCGTGTTGAAGGGAAGCTACATAAAAACTTTGTGGAGGAGATCTCATGTGGTGCTTATCATGTCGCTGTCTTGACTTCAAGAACTGAGGTGTACACATGGGGTAAAGGTGCAAATGGTCGGTTAGGACATGGAGATACGGACGATAGGAGTTGTCCTACTTTGGTTGAAGCTCTGAAAGATAAGCAAGTCAGAACTGTTGTTTGTGGGATTAACTTCACTGCAGCAATATGCATTCACAAGTGGGTTTCTGGAGTTGATCAGTCCATGTGTTCTGGATGTCGGTTGCCATTTAACTTGAGGAGAAAACGTCATAATTGCTACAATTGTGCACTTGTATTTTGTCATTCCTGCAGCAGCAAGAAATCTCTGAAAGCTTCATTAGCACCAAACCAAAACAAGCCTTATCGTGTCTGTGATAGCTGCTACAGCAAGCTGAACAAGGGGCCTGAGACAGACAGATATTCTTCAGCAAAGCGGGGATCTGTCATACAGGGGTTCAATGATTCTGTTGACGATGAGTTGGAGACAAAATCAAATGCCCAATTGTCTAGATTGACATCATTGGAGTCTTTCAAGAACATGGATAATAGAActtcaaagaaaaacaagaagttTGAGTTCAATAGCAGTCGTGTTTCCCCTATTCCAAATGGCAGTTCTCACTGGAGTGGGCTCAACATCTCAAAATCCTTTGGCTCATCAAAGAAGTTTTTTTCAGCATCAGTTCCTGGGTCTAGAATTGTTTCAAGGGCAACATCACCTGTTTCAAGAAGAGCAAGCCCTCCTCGATCCACAACTCCAACACCTACTTTGGGTGGTCTAACCTCTCCTAGAGTGGTGGATGGTGTGAAGCCAAATGATAGCATAAGCCAAGAAGTTTTAAGTTTGAGGTCTCAG GTGGAAAATCTTACTCGTAAGTCTCAGCTACTGGAAGCTGATTTGGAGAGAACAACTAAACAGTTGAAGGAAGCTATTTCAATTGCAGGGGAGGAAACTGCGAAGTGCAAAGCTGCAAAGGAAGTAATTAAATCATTAACTGTTCAG TTGAAGGGCATGGCAGAGAAGCTACCTGAAGGAGCAGTAGTAGTGAAGAATAGCAGACTGCCACCGCTGCCAGGAATTTCTATTCCAACTGATATATCAGTTGCATCTGATAATTTGAGTAGTCCAAGAAGTTCTGGAGAAACCTGTTTGAACGGTTCAAATGGGTTGCTTGTTTCCAATGGACCAGCTTCAGTTAGAAATAAGTTGAGTCACCCTGAAATTGCTAAGAATGGAACAAGGCTACCTGATTCAGATGCTAAGCATGAGTCTGAATGGGTAGAGCAAGATGAACCAGGGGTGTATATCACTCTAACTGCCCTACCTGGAGGCACTCGAGATCTCAAGAGGGTCCGGTTCAG CCGGAAGCGTTTCAGTGAGACACAAGCAGAACAATGGTGGCAAGAGAATAGGGCACGGGTATATGAGCAGTATAATGTTCGAGTGGTCGACAAATCGGCTGGCAGTATTGATAATGAAGTACAACATTGA
- the LOC102712360 gene encoding PH, RCC1 and FYVE domains-containing protein 1-like isoform X1 yields MSDASSDLGGARPGAVERDIEQAITALKKGAYLLKYGRRGKPKFCPFRLSNVSFVYIFSQNWKSSLFIPQIYGYSCNFLLLQDESILIWFSGKEEKQLRLSHVSRIIPGQRTAIFQRYPRPEKECQSFSLISHDRSLDIICKDKDEAEVWFAGLKTLISRSHQRKWRTESRSDMLSSGTTSPRTYTRRSSPLSSPFSSNDSVHKDGSENYRLRSPFGSPPKIGLEKAFSDIVSYAAPPKPFFPSDSNAGSIHSVSSGQSDNTNLHSRGIPMDAFRVSLSSAVSSSSHGSGHDDGDALGDVFIWGEGTGEGILGGGNSRVGNSSGAKMDCLVPKPLEFAVKLDVQNISCGGRHATLVTKQGEIYSWGEESGGRLGHGVDCDVPQPKLIDALANMNIELVACGEYHTCAVTLSGDLYTWGNGTFNSGLLGHGNEVSHWLPKRVNGPLEGMHVSSISCGPWHTAIVTSAGQLFTFGDGSFGVLGHGDRQSLSVPREVESLKGLRTVRAACGVWHTAAVVEVMVGNSSSSNCSSGKIFTWGDGDKGRLGHGDKDARLVPTCVAALVEPNFCQIACGHCMTVALTTSGHVYTMGSPVYGQLGNPQADGILPVRVEGKLHKNFVEEISCGAYHVAVLTSRTEVYTWGKGANGRLGHGDTDDRSCPTLVEALKDKQVRTVVCGINFTAAICIHKWVSGVDQSMCSGCRLPFNLRRKRHNCYNCALVFCHSCSSKKSLKASLAPNQNKPYRVCDSCYSKLNKGPETDRYSSAKRGSVIQGFNDSVDDELETKSNAQLSRLTSLESFKNMDNRTSKKNKKFEFNSSRVSPIPNGSSHWSGLNISKSFGSSKKFFSASVPGSRIVSRATSPVSRRASPPRSTTPTPTLGGLTSPRVVDGVKPNDSISQEVLSLRSQVENLTRKSQLLEADLERTTKQLKEAISIAGEETAKCKAAKEVIKSLTVQLKGMAEKLPEGAVVVKNSRLPPLPGISIPTDISVASDNLSSPRSSGETCLNGSNGLLVSNGPASVRNKLSHPEIAKNGTRLPDSDAKHESEWVEQDEPGVYITLTALPGGTRDLKRVRFSRKRFSETQAEQWWQENRARVYEQYNVRVVDKSAGSIDNEVQH; encoded by the exons atGTCGGACGCTTCGTCGGATCTCGGCGGCGCCCGGCCCGGGGCCGTGGAGCGCGACATCGAGCAG GCCATCACTGCTCTCAAGAAAGGAGCATACTTGCTGAAGTACGGGCGTAGAGGGAAGCCAAAATTTTGCCCATTTAGGCTTTCCAATGTGAGCTTTGTTTACATTTTTTCTCAGAATTGGAAATCATCTCTGTTTATCCCTCAGATTTATGGATATTCTTGCAATTTTTTGCTCCTTCAGGATGAATCTATATTAATATGGTTCTCAGGGAAAGAGGAAAAGCAGCTAAGGTTGAGCCACGTGTCCAGAATAATTCCTGGACAACGAACA GCAATTTTTCAGAGGTATCCACGGCCAGAAAAGGAATGCCAGTCATTTTCTCTCATATCTCATGATCGATCATTGGACATT ATATGCAAGGATAAAGATGAAGCCGAAGTATGGTTTGCTGGGCTAAAAACACTCATATCACGTAGTCATCAAAGGAAATGGAGAACGGAATCAAGAAGTGATATGCTTTCCTCTGGTACAACTAGCCCCAGAACTTACACAAGACGAAGTTCTCCATTGAGTTCCCCTTTCAGCAGCAATGACAGTGTCCACAAG GATGGTAGTGAAAATTACCGACTTCGTAGTCCATTTGGGAGCCCACCAAAGATCGGCCTGGAGAAGGCCTTTTCTGACATTGTATCATATGCAGCCCCTCCCAAGCCATTCTTCCCATCAGATTCTAATGCCGGATCTATCCACTCTGTGTCTTCTGGGCAGTCAGATAACACAAATTTACACTCAAGGGGCATCCCAATGGATGCTTTCCGTGTTAGTCTATCAAGTGCTGTTAGCTCGTCAAGTCATGGTTCTGGTCATGATGATGGTGATGCCCTAGGTGATGTTTTCATATGGGGAGAGGGAACTGGGGAAGGAATTCTTGGTGGTGGCAATTCGAGAGTTGGGAACTCCTCAGGTGCAAAGATGGATTGTCTTGTACCAAAACCACTGGAGTTTGCTGTTAAACTTGATGTACAGAACATTTCTTGCGGAGGAAGGCATGCCACACTAGTCACTAAGCAGGGAGAGATTTACTCTTGGGGTGAGGAATCAGGTGGACGTCTTGGTCATGGTGTAGATTGTGATGTGCCCCAGCCAAAGCTTATTGATGCTCTTGCTAATATGAACATTGAGCTAGTAGCATGTGGTGAGTACCACACTTGTGCAGTTACGCTCTCTGGTGATCTGTACACTTGGGGAAATGGTACCTTCAATTCTGGGCTTTTAGGCCATGGGAATGAAGTCAGTCACTGGTTACCCAAAAGGGTGAATGGACCGTTAGAGGGCATGCATGTTTCATCTATTTCATGTGGTCCTTGGCACACAGCTATAGTAACTTCTGCAGGGCAGCTATTCACATTTGGAGATGGATCTTTTGGAGTTCTAGGTCATGGAGATAGACAGAGTCTTTCGGTTCCTAGGGAAGTCGAATCCCTCAAAGGACTACGGACTGTTCGTGCAGCATGTGGTGTTTGGCACACTGCCGCTGTTGTTGAAGTGATGGTCGGTAATTCTAGTTCCAGCAACTGTTCTTCTGGAAAGATTTTTACATGGGGTGATGGTGATAAAGGCCGTTTAGGACATGGTGACAAAGATGCAAGACTTGTTCCAACGTGTGTAGCTGCTTTGGTCGAGCCCAACTTTTGTCAAATAGCTTGTGGTCATTGTATGACGGTGGCGCTGACTACCTCAGGGCATGTATATACAATGGGAAGTCCTGTTTATGGTCAGCTTGGAAATCCGCAAGCAGATGGCATCCTTCCTGTGCGTGTTGAAGGGAAGCTACATAAAAACTTTGTGGAGGAGATCTCATGTGGTGCTTATCATGTCGCTGTCTTGACTTCAAGAACTGAGGTGTACACATGGGGTAAAGGTGCAAATGGTCGGTTAGGACATGGAGATACGGACGATAGGAGTTGTCCTACTTTGGTTGAAGCTCTGAAAGATAAGCAAGTCAGAACTGTTGTTTGTGGGATTAACTTCACTGCAGCAATATGCATTCACAAGTGGGTTTCTGGAGTTGATCAGTCCATGTGTTCTGGATGTCGGTTGCCATTTAACTTGAGGAGAAAACGTCATAATTGCTACAATTGTGCACTTGTATTTTGTCATTCCTGCAGCAGCAAGAAATCTCTGAAAGCTTCATTAGCACCAAACCAAAACAAGCCTTATCGTGTCTGTGATAGCTGCTACAGCAAGCTGAACAAGGGGCCTGAGACAGACAGATATTCTTCAGCAAAGCGGGGATCTGTCATACAGGGGTTCAATGATTCTGTTGACGATGAGTTGGAGACAAAATCAAATGCCCAATTGTCTAGATTGACATCATTGGAGTCTTTCAAGAACATGGATAATAGAActtcaaagaaaaacaagaagttTGAGTTCAATAGCAGTCGTGTTTCCCCTATTCCAAATGGCAGTTCTCACTGGAGTGGGCTCAACATCTCAAAATCCTTTGGCTCATCAAAGAAGTTTTTTTCAGCATCAGTTCCTGGGTCTAGAATTGTTTCAAGGGCAACATCACCTGTTTCAAGAAGAGCAAGCCCTCCTCGATCCACAACTCCAACACCTACTTTGGGTGGTCTAACCTCTCCTAGAGTGGTGGATGGTGTGAAGCCAAATGATAGCATAAGCCAAGAAGTTTTAAGTTTGAGGTCTCAG GTGGAAAATCTTACTCGTAAGTCTCAGCTACTGGAAGCTGATTTGGAGAGAACAACTAAACAGTTGAAGGAAGCTATTTCAATTGCAGGGGAGGAAACTGCGAAGTGCAAAGCTGCAAAGGAAGTAATTAAATCATTAACTGTTCAG TTGAAGGGCATGGCAGAGAAGCTACCTGAAGGAGCAGTAGTAGTGAAGAATAGCAGACTGCCACCGCTGCCAGGAATTTCTATTCCAACTGATATATCAGTTGCATCTGATAATTTGAGTAGTCCAAGAAGTTCTGGAGAAACCTGTTTGAACGGTTCAAATGGGTTGCTTGTTTCCAATGGACCAGCTTCAGTTAGAAATAAGTTGAGTCACCCTGAAATTGCTAAGAATGGAACAAGGCTACCTGATTCAGATGCTAAGCATGAGTCTGAATGGGTAGAGCAAGATGAACCAGGGGTGTATATCACTCTAACTGCCCTACCTGGAGGCACTCGAGATCTCAAGAGGGTCCGGTTCAG CCGGAAGCGTTTCAGTGAGACACAAGCAGAACAATGGTGGCAAGAGAATAGGGCACGGGTATATGAGCAGTATAATGTTCGAGTGGTCGACAAATCGGCTGGCAGTATTGATAATGAAGTACAACATTGA